Proteins encoded within one genomic window of Chitinophaga parva:
- a CDS encoding glycine zipper domain-containing protein, protein MKQILIAMTTAVVFFSCKGNSGDNTASSVGEEKQATIDSMNAINAAKAATIDSMNAVRAEHHHSYNSAPAYSSNAAPAAAPATTSAPATAPAKKGWSHTAKGAVVGAGAGAITGAIVNPDHLKGAAIGTLIGGGIGAGTGAIVDHSKKKKAQQQQQQ, encoded by the coding sequence ATGAAACAGATATTGATAGCAATGACAACAGCCGTGGTTTTCTTCTCCTGTAAGGGTAACTCCGGCGATAATACTGCCTCCTCCGTTGGCGAGGAAAAACAGGCAACGATCGATTCCATGAACGCGATCAATGCAGCAAAGGCTGCCACGATTGATTCTATGAATGCAGTGCGCGCTGAACATCACCATTCTTATAACAGCGCCCCCGCATATAGCAGCAATGCTGCCCCCGCGGCCGCTCCTGCTACCACTTCCGCCCCGGCAACCGCCCCGGCCAAAAAGGGCTGGAGCCACACCGCTAAAGGCGCTGTAGTAGGTGCCGGTGCGGGCGCCATCACGGGTGCCATTGTAAACCCGGACCACCTTAAAGGTGCAGCCATCGGTACATTGATCGGTGGTGGTATTGGTGCCGGTACCGGTGCTATCGTGGACCACAGCAAAAAGAAAAAAGCGCAGCAGCAACAGCAGCAGTAA
- a CDS encoding MATE family efflux transporter — translation MTTPATRHSIRNIFSIIRQSLNGEEQDYTQGSIRRAVFLLAIPMILELSMESVFAIVDMFFVGKLGPDAIATVGLTESVVAIVYSIAIGLSTGAGAIVARRIGEKNPVAAAHAGAQSLLIAGVCTILISVAGVWLAPEILHFMGGSPAVVQEGAIFTRIIFGGSLVIILLFLINGIFRGAGNAAMAMKSLWIASFTNIILCPIFIHFMGLKGAAMATVIGRTTGVLYQLYHLVTGKGSSLRFTWAHFDIDKPQIAAIFKVAWPATLQFLIGSGSWIFLARLVAETGGTDASAGYQIAIRNMVFFILPAWGLSNAAATLVGQNLGAQQVARAEKSVMLTARYNAVFMGCVMLLFLFGSQFIIRFFTGDAAVQAYGARALRIMGAGYIFYGIGMVMSQALNGAGDTRTPTIINFCCFWLFQIPFAYTMATGAHLRATGAFIAIPVAETMIALIAWYVFSKGKWKTVKV, via the coding sequence ATGACAACTCCTGCTACGCGCCATTCCATCCGTAATATTTTTTCCATCATCCGCCAGTCATTGAATGGGGAGGAGCAGGATTATACCCAGGGCAGCATACGGCGGGCCGTGTTCCTGCTGGCCATTCCCATGATCCTGGAGCTAAGCATGGAAAGCGTGTTTGCCATCGTAGACATGTTCTTTGTAGGCAAGCTGGGGCCCGATGCCATTGCCACCGTGGGCCTCACAGAATCTGTAGTGGCTATCGTGTATTCCATTGCCATAGGCCTCAGCACCGGCGCAGGCGCCATTGTGGCGCGGCGCATCGGTGAAAAAAATCCGGTGGCCGCGGCGCATGCGGGTGCGCAGTCCCTGTTGATTGCCGGTGTATGTACTATTTTGATCAGTGTAGCCGGTGTGTGGCTGGCCCCGGAGATCCTGCATTTCATGGGAGGCAGCCCGGCCGTGGTGCAGGAGGGTGCTATTTTCACGCGCATCATTTTTGGCGGCAGCCTGGTGATCATTCTGCTGTTCCTGATCAATGGTATTTTCAGGGGCGCGGGCAATGCGGCCATGGCCATGAAAAGCCTGTGGATAGCCAGTTTTACGAACATCATCCTCTGCCCCATCTTCATTCATTTCATGGGCCTGAAGGGCGCGGCAATGGCCACTGTAATAGGCCGCACCACCGGTGTGTTGTACCAGCTCTATCACCTGGTAACGGGCAAGGGCAGCAGCCTGCGTTTTACCTGGGCCCACTTTGACATCGACAAACCCCAGATCGCCGCTATTTTTAAAGTAGCCTGGCCGGCCACATTGCAGTTTCTCATCGGCAGTGGCAGTTGGATCTTCCTGGCCCGCCTGGTGGCGGAAACCGGCGGCACAGACGCATCTGCAGGTTACCAGATCGCCATCCGCAACATGGTGTTTTTCATTTTGCCCGCCTGGGGCCTGAGCAATGCAGCCGCTACACTGGTTGGGCAAAACCTGGGCGCACAACAGGTAGCGCGCGCGGAAAAAAGTGTAATGCTCACGGCCCGCTACAATGCGGTGTTCATGGGCTGCGTCATGTTGTTGTTCCTGTTCGGCTCCCAGTTCATCATCCGTTTCTTCACCGGCGATGCGGCCGTGCAGGCTTACGGTGCCAGGGCACTGCGCATCATGGGTGCCGGCTATATTTTTTATGGCATTGGTATGGTGATGAGCCAGGCGCTGAACGGAGCCGGCGATACCCGTACTCCTACCATCATTAATTTCTGCTGCTTCTGGCTGTTCCAGATCCCCTTTGCCTACACGATGGCAACCGGCGCCCACCTGCGTGCCACCGGTGCGTTCATTGCCATCCCGGTGGCAGAGACCATGATAGCCCTGATAGCCTGGTATGTGTTCAGTAAAGGAAAATGGAAGACGGTGAAAGTGTAA
- a CDS encoding thiamine pyrophosphate-dependent enzyme → MSKKVADQIVETLIEAGVKRIYAVTGDSVNEINDAVRRSGKIKWIHVRHEEAGAFAAAAEAELDGLACCAGSCGPGHVHLINGMYDANRTGVPVIVLATTINTPEFGTDYFQETNTIKLFDDCSVYNQVAATPVQAARMLQTAIQHAIHRKGVAVVGLPGDLTALPAEESPTAMQVYRNKPVVRPADEELQELARLLNQAPKIVIYCGIGAEEAHDAVVALAGLLKAPVGYSFRGKMGMQHNNPYEVGMTGLLGLPSAYHAMHEADLVLLLGTDFPYDPFMPTGARIVQVDLKPERLGRRAKLTMGLCGNINDTVKALMPLIEKKTDSTFLDAQLQVYEKVKSHLQTYVKDNGSSDAIQPEFVAATINELAAHNAVFTVDTGMCCVWGARYIESTGERKMLGSFNHGSMANAMPMAIGAALARPQQPVIALCGDGGLSMLLGDLATIKQYQLPVKIVVFNNRALGMVKLEMQVQGLPDNETDMVNPDFALVAQAMGIRGVNVHEPGQVKQALEEAFLHSGPALVNIFTNSDALAMPPTVEWKQMKGYALSMTKLILGGRMDDVLDTVKSNYKHLKDVL, encoded by the coding sequence ATGAGCAAGAAAGTAGCCGACCAGATCGTAGAAACCCTGATCGAGGCCGGTGTAAAACGCATCTATGCCGTAACCGGCGACAGTGTGAACGAGATCAACGATGCGGTAAGGCGCAGCGGTAAGATCAAATGGATCCACGTGCGCCATGAAGAAGCGGGCGCCTTTGCCGCCGCCGCCGAAGCGGAGCTGGACGGGCTGGCCTGCTGTGCGGGCAGCTGCGGCCCGGGGCACGTGCACCTGATCAATGGTATGTATGACGCAAACCGTACAGGCGTTCCCGTTATTGTACTGGCCACTACCATCAACACACCGGAATTTGGTACGGACTATTTCCAGGAAACCAACACCATTAAATTGTTTGACGATTGCAGTGTGTACAACCAGGTGGCAGCTACGCCCGTGCAGGCGGCCCGCATGCTGCAAACCGCCATCCAGCACGCCATTCACCGCAAAGGTGTGGCCGTGGTGGGACTGCCTGGTGATCTTACCGCATTGCCTGCCGAAGAAAGTCCTACTGCCATGCAGGTATACCGCAACAAACCCGTGGTGCGGCCCGCTGATGAAGAACTGCAGGAGCTGGCCCGCCTGCTTAACCAGGCACCTAAAATAGTCATCTATTGCGGCATTGGTGCGGAAGAAGCCCACGATGCAGTGGTGGCCCTGGCCGGCCTGCTTAAGGCACCGGTGGGCTATTCTTTCCGTGGCAAAATGGGCATGCAGCATAACAATCCCTATGAAGTAGGCATGACCGGTTTATTGGGCCTGCCTTCTGCCTATCATGCCATGCATGAAGCAGACCTGGTATTGCTGCTGGGCACCGACTTTCCCTACGACCCTTTTATGCCCACCGGTGCCAGGATCGTGCAGGTGGACCTGAAGCCGGAACGCCTGGGGCGGCGCGCCAAACTGACCATGGGCCTTTGCGGCAATATCAACGACACCGTAAAAGCATTGATGCCCCTGATAGAAAAGAAAACAGACAGCACTTTCCTGGATGCACAGCTGCAGGTATATGAAAAAGTAAAATCCCATTTGCAGACCTATGTGAAAGACAATGGCAGCAGCGATGCCATACAGCCGGAGTTTGTAGCCGCTACCATCAATGAGCTGGCGGCCCACAACGCGGTGTTTACGGTAGATACCGGCATGTGCTGCGTATGGGGCGCGCGTTATATTGAAAGCACCGGGGAGCGCAAAATGCTGGGCTCCTTTAACCATGGTTCCATGGCCAATGCCATGCCCATGGCCATTGGTGCAGCCTTAGCCCGCCCGCAACAACCCGTCATTGCCTTGTGCGGGGATGGGGGCCTGTCTATGCTCCTGGGCGACCTGGCCACCATTAAACAGTATCAACTGCCGGTAAAGATCGTGGTGTTCAATAACCGGGCACTGGGGATGGTAAAGCTGGAAATGCAGGTACAGGGGCTGCCGGACAATGAAACGGATATGGTGAATCCCGACTTTGCCCTGGTGGCCCAGGCCATGGGCATCCGCGGGGTGAATGTGCATGAGCCCGGGCAGGTGAAACAGGCCCTGGAAGAGGCTTTCCTGCACAGCGGCCCGGCACTGGTCAACATCTTTACCAACAGCGACGCCCTGGCCATGCCGCCCACCGTGGAGTGGAAGCAAATGAAAGGCTACGCCCTTTCCATGACCAAACTCATACTGGGCGGGCGTATGGACGATGTGCTGGACACGGTGAAGTCTAACTATAAGCACCTGAAAGACGTATTGTAA
- a CDS encoding mechanosensitive ion channel family protein — MLLACCGLQVRAQDSARWRRNADTTLFGNSTVPTRSDYLDQFEEAFQTLNKVPLVTGSLIGIDQMQEKLNESDSAIAILKDRLNAGDRGQNIRNLQMYNTLLDALDKSMADYNTSLQGYASKLLGIKKEIRDMRKDTLIIKVFRDTALRAQFMPQLVQLRSKWKRADSLMKVSTARFNTLKAHVAGNSIIVEELLYQTDGLLRTVGVQVFGKERRFIWEPRSGGNTPTAAMQAGFRKSVDAEQRLAQYYFAITRNKRVWLYITGLVFYFWVWYNYRSTKKLDRMASLNMLGLRYLNPRPYTATLVLALSLAPLFDLHAPAIYIETTQFLLMLIVSVVIYKRLSRTLFYGWCVFLLLFLLLPIIRILGLPMFLSRWYNFVINIASILLGWYFLSRDASHLKAYKLFRWVVGLYVVFNALALLCNVFGRVTLSQILGATAVYALAQTVSLGVFVSVVVEAFLLQIQSSRMRKHYPEAFEIADISRSLRRFAMVLAIILWVIVFTTNLNIYDALNDILGIVFSQPYSVGSINFTLRGLVLFLGIIWVANFLQKYIAYFFGDTGDDAAFDDKGQRSRLLVTRLVLLILGFLLAIAASGLPIDKITVVLGALSVGIGLGLQSIVNNFVSGIILIFDRPLRIGDTVEIGDKKGRVKEIGIRSSTLLTEEGAEVIMPNGDVLSHNIVNWTLSNNYARVSLPFVIRKNADMDQLRPALVQVVKANHDVVERKEPEIVLGAITAKTVELRIYFWCKDFARVNVVAGEVRAAVYQQLEKMNIEVE; from the coding sequence TTGTTACTCGCTTGCTGCGGCTTGCAGGTGCGCGCACAAGATTCTGCGCGCTGGCGCAGGAATGCTGATACCACGCTGTTTGGTAACAGTACCGTCCCCACCCGCAGTGATTATCTCGACCAGTTTGAAGAAGCCTTCCAGACCCTGAACAAGGTGCCCCTGGTTACCGGCTCACTGATAGGCATAGACCAGATGCAGGAGAAGCTCAACGAGAGCGATTCTGCCATCGCTATCCTGAAAGATCGCCTCAATGCCGGCGACCGTGGCCAGAACATCCGCAACCTGCAGATGTACAACACCCTGCTGGATGCCCTGGATAAAAGTATGGCCGACTACAACACCTCGCTGCAGGGCTATGCTTCCAAATTGCTGGGCATTAAAAAGGAGATCCGCGATATGCGCAAGGATACCCTCATCATAAAGGTGTTTCGCGATACGGCTTTGCGTGCGCAGTTTATGCCCCAGCTGGTGCAGCTGCGCAGCAAGTGGAAACGTGCGGATAGTCTTATGAAGGTTTCCACTGCACGCTTTAATACGCTGAAAGCCCATGTGGCGGGCAATTCCATCATTGTGGAAGAACTGCTGTATCAAACAGACGGCCTGCTGCGCACCGTGGGCGTGCAGGTTTTTGGTAAAGAAAGGCGCTTCATCTGGGAGCCCCGGTCCGGGGGCAATACGCCCACCGCCGCTATGCAGGCGGGTTTCCGCAAGTCAGTAGATGCAGAGCAGCGCCTGGCGCAGTACTATTTTGCCATTACCCGCAACAAGCGGGTGTGGCTCTATATCACCGGCCTGGTATTCTATTTCTGGGTGTGGTACAACTACCGCAGCACCAAAAAGCTGGACCGCATGGCCTCCCTGAACATGCTGGGCCTGCGCTACCTGAACCCACGCCCCTATACGGCTACGCTGGTGCTGGCACTGAGCCTGGCGCCTTTGTTTGACCTGCATGCACCGGCTATTTATATTGAGACCACGCAGTTCCTGCTCATGCTCATTGTCAGCGTGGTGATCTACAAACGCCTGAGCCGAACGCTGTTCTACGGCTGGTGCGTGTTCCTGCTGCTTTTCCTGCTGCTGCCCATTATCCGCATCCTGGGGCTGCCCATGTTCCTGAGCCGCTGGTATAATTTTGTGATCAATATTGCTTCTATTCTGCTGGGCTGGTATTTCCTGTCGCGCGATGCATCCCACCTGAAGGCGTATAAGCTTTTCCGTTGGGTAGTGGGGCTGTACGTTGTATTCAATGCACTGGCGCTGCTTTGCAATGTATTTGGCCGTGTTACCCTGTCGCAGATCCTGGGCGCTACCGCGGTGTATGCGCTGGCGCAAACCGTGAGCCTGGGCGTGTTTGTAAGCGTGGTAGTGGAGGCTTTCCTGCTGCAGATCCAGAGCAGCCGTATGCGCAAGCACTACCCGGAAGCGTTTGAAATAGCAGATATTTCCCGCTCCCTGCGCCGCTTTGCCATGGTGCTGGCCATTATCCTGTGGGTCATTGTATTTACTACCAACCTGAATATTTATGATGCGCTCAATGACATACTGGGCATAGTGTTCAGCCAGCCTTACTCGGTAGGCAGCATCAACTTCACCCTGCGTGGACTGGTATTGTTCCTGGGTATTATCTGGGTGGCCAACTTCCTGCAGAAATACATTGCTTACTTCTTTGGCGATACGGGCGACGACGCCGCCTTTGATGATAAAGGACAGCGCAGTCGCCTGCTGGTAACGCGCCTGGTATTGCTCATCCTGGGCTTCCTGCTGGCCATCGCCGCTTCCGGCCTGCCCATTGACAAGATCACCGTGGTACTGGGCGCCCTCTCCGTGGGCATTGGCCTGGGCCTGCAATCTATTGTGAACAACTTTGTGAGCGGCATTATCCTCATCTTTGACCGCCCGCTGCGTATAGGCGATACCGTGGAAATAGGAGATAAAAAAGGTCGGGTAAAAGAAATTGGTATCCGCTCCAGCACCTTGCTGACAGAAGAAGGCGCAGAGGTGATCATGCCCAACGGGGATGTGCTTTCGCACAACATCGTAAACTGGACGCTGAGCAACAACTATGCACGCGTGTCGTTGCCTTTTGTGATCAGGAAAAATGCAGATATGGACCAGCTGCGCCCAGCACTGGTACAGGTGGTAAAGGCCAATCATGATGTGGTGGAGCGCAAGGAGCCGGAAATAGTGCTGGGCGCCATCACCGCCAAGACGGTAGAGCTCCGCATCTACTTCTGGTGCAAGGATTTTGCCCGTGTGAATGTGGTGGCCGGCGAGGTACGTGCCGCAGTATACCAGCAACTGGAAAAAATGAATATAGAGGTGGAATAA
- a CDS encoding DUF1345 domain-containing protein gives MDTEYQKLRQENVFLRLTPVSRFVTSLVAGLTTFFCLPASRLPLLLRGMLSWNAFAYMLIILCWLVIAARSTPRIREFARREDGSRAYVFLIVLLGCFASMVLVASMILSKAASGPLQSIYLITTVAGMLGAWVMVHTTFTFHYAHMYYDHDGQDPHKHAEGLEFPSEKKPDYLDFAYFSFVIGMTFQVSDVEISARKIRRMVLLHGLLAFILNTFVVALTVNIIAGLKG, from the coding sequence ATGGATACTGAATACCAGAAACTCAGGCAGGAAAACGTTTTCCTCCGTCTTACGCCTGTTTCCCGCTTTGTCACAAGCCTGGTGGCAGGGCTTACTACTTTTTTTTGTTTGCCGGCAAGCCGGTTGCCCTTGTTGTTGCGTGGCATGCTTTCGTGGAATGCATTTGCCTACATGCTCATTATTCTTTGCTGGCTGGTGATCGCAGCCAGGTCCACCCCGCGCATCCGTGAATTTGCAAGGAGGGAAGACGGCAGCAGGGCTTATGTATTCCTGATCGTACTGCTAGGTTGCTTTGCCAGCATGGTGCTCGTGGCATCCATGATCCTCAGCAAGGCCGCCAGCGGGCCTTTGCAAAGCATCTATCTTATTACCACGGTGGCAGGTATGCTGGGCGCCTGGGTGATGGTGCATACCACCTTTACCTTTCACTACGCGCACATGTATTACGACCATGACGGCCAGGACCCGCACAAGCATGCAGAGGGCCTGGAGTTCCCCTCAGAAAAGAAGCCGGACTACCTTGATTTTGCATATTTCTCCTTCGTGATCGGCATGACCTTCCAGGTGTCCGATGTAGAGATCAGCGCCCGCAAGATCAGGCGCATGGTACTTTTGCACGGGTTGCTGGCATTTATACTGAACACCTTTGTAGTAGCGTTAACGGTGAATATCATTGCGGGGTTGAAGGGATGA
- a CDS encoding ThuA domain-containing protein has product MNEFTDKPASRSLSLPYSLHILLLCCVLFSPGLRLRAQQQPRFHALAIYENGGHHVDYSKAAKVWLDKLATDSNFTIDYIQDIKVVDSALLRKYQLFIQLDYVPYAWPAAAQQAFKQYIEQGRGGWIGFHHASLLGDFDGYKMWPWYHDYMGGIIFKNYIATFARATVHVENKRHPVMKNVPDSFVIEKDEWYTYDKSPRPNVKVLASVDEKSYRPASPITMGDHPVVWSNPDVKARNVYIFMGHAPELFNNTAYTTMFRNAIFWAAKSGGR; this is encoded by the coding sequence ATGAATGAATTTACTGACAAGCCTGCATCCCGCTCATTAAGCCTGCCATACAGCCTGCATATCCTGCTCTTGTGCTGTGTGTTGTTTAGCCCCGGGCTCCGCCTGCGTGCGCAGCAACAGCCCCGCTTTCATGCATTGGCTATTTATGAAAATGGTGGCCATCACGTGGATTATTCCAAGGCTGCGAAAGTGTGGCTGGACAAGCTGGCCACCGACAGCAATTTCACGATCGATTACATCCAGGATATCAAAGTAGTGGACAGTGCTTTGCTCCGTAAATACCAACTCTTTATCCAACTGGATTATGTACCTTATGCCTGGCCGGCAGCCGCGCAGCAGGCATTTAAACAATATATTGAGCAGGGCAGGGGCGGGTGGATAGGTTTTCATCATGCGTCTTTGCTGGGTGATTTTGACGGCTATAAAATGTGGCCGTGGTACCATGATTACATGGGCGGTATTATTTTCAAAAATTACATTGCCACGTTTGCCCGGGCCACTGTGCATGTAGAAAACAAAAGGCATCCCGTGATGAAGAATGTACCGGATAGTTTTGTAATTGAAAAAGATGAATGGTATACGTATGATAAAAGCCCGCGCCCGAATGTAAAAGTATTGGCCAGTGTAGATGAAAAGTCTTACAGACCCGCATCCCCCATCACGATGGGCGACCACCCCGTGGTGTGGAGCAATCCTGATGTGAAGGCCCGCAACGTGTATATTTTTATGGGGCATGCGCCGGAATTATTCAATAACACCGCTTACACTACAATGTTCCGTAATGCCATTTTTTGGGCGGCGAAAAGTGGTGGCAGGTAA